From Oncorhynchus tshawytscha isolate Ot180627B linkage group LG11, Otsh_v2.0, whole genome shotgun sequence, the proteins below share one genomic window:
- the LOC112233212 gene encoding ankyrin repeat and SOCS box protein 2-like isoform X1 — protein MRKTYDCPCVATPGPTGTSLGYEDNREVLHNLVVECNMVTTNGTIPASLSRTLCQRQNIDNTDTSNSRTHPTAIHSSFNSLRDVEPIVFAIQRGDAQTVNELSVAAPLSLMKENKDGWIPLHEAAYYGQAECIKALMKAQPGSVDKRTLQEQTALLLSVSGQHLSCVQCLLQAGADPDISCKNKETPLYKACERENVEIVSLILSFGATVNQRCNRGWTALHEAVCRDNIEICEMLFRAGATINPPNTYSITPLIVAVQQGRVDALRYLIRKGADINMQTCDGATALYEASKDGHREIVELLLSHNTDANKPTKTGLLPLHIAAQYGHHEIVSLLVPVTSRARVRHSGISPLHLAAEHNRDMVTAILLKTGADVNATLSHNRSMRYSDHRTTPLYFAIANGSSKTVEMLLKAGANLSLDPVNPLLAAVRHGCARIVSLLLEHGADINTSIPACPTTFPGAIVLCLNNLPLLKCLLDKGCDAQACFRCAYGCGPHPAQDSMGSIGVDISKCTNDISLLTCTEPAVSKVQFCELISSPSMCNWEGPVIDLLLDYVGNVQLCARLTEVLDGRREWPSIKAKSLSSRPLMHLCRLRIREQVGVSRLRSLDRLPLPDRLLQYLSLPRHSFDDFCPDGK, from the exons ATGCGGAAAACGTATGACT GTCCCTGTGTTGCAACTCCAGGACCAACAGGCACATCACTGGGCTACGAGGACAACAGGGAAGTGTTGCATAACCTAGTTGTTGAGTGCAACATGGTGACCACCAATGGGACCATCCCAGCCAGCCTGTCCAGAACACTATGCCAAAGACAAAATATCGATAACACGGATACCTCTAACTCTCGGACTCACCCCACTGCAATCCACTCATCCTTCAACTCTTTGAG GGATGTAGAGCCAATAGTGTTTGCCATCCAGAGAGGAGATGCTCAAACTGTGAATGAGCTGTCAGTGGCTGCACCACTCAGCCTGATGAAAGAGAACAAAGACGGATGGATACCTTTGCATGAGGCTGCATATTATGGCCAAGCTGAATGCATTAAGGCACTGATGAAAG CCCAACCAGGGTCAGTTGACAAGCGCACCCTCCAGGAACAGACTGCTCTGCTCCTGTCAGTTTCCGGTCAGCACTTGTCCTGTGTGCAGTGCCTTCTACAGGCAGGGGCAGACCCCGACATCAGCTGCAAGAACAAAGAGACCCCCCTATACAAAG CATGTGAGCGGGAGAACGTGGAAATAGTGAGCCTCATCCTGTCATTCGGGGCCACAGTGAACCAGAGGTGTAACCGGGGCTGGACAGCACTCCATGAGGCAGTGTGCAGGGACAACATAGAGATCTGTGAGATGCTGTTTAGGGCAGGAGCCACCATTAACCCTCCTAATACCTACAGCATCACACCACTAATAGTAGCAGTCCAGCAAGGACGTGTAGATGCCCTACGGTACCTCATTAGGAAAG GTGCTGACATTAACATGCAGACATGTGACGGTGCTACAGCCCTGTATGAGGCCAGTAAAGATGGCCACAGGGAGATAGTGGAGCTGCTACTATCTCACAACACAGACGCCAACAAACCCACCAAGACAGGACTCCTACCTCTACACATTGCTGCTCAGTATGGACACCATGA GATTGTGTCCCTGCTTGTCCCGGTCACCAGTCGGGCCAGAGTTCGCCACAGTGGAATCAGccccctccacctggctgcagagcACAACAGGGACATGGTCACAGCCATACTGCTCAAGACAGGAGCCGACGTCAATGCCACACTATCCCACAATCGCTCCATGCGGTATTCGGATCACCGCACCACACCACTTTACTTTGCCATTGCCAATGGGAGCAGTAAGACAGTAGAAATGTTACTGAAAGCTGGTGCTAACCTGAGCCTGGATCCAGTCAACCCTCTACTAGCAGCTGTAAGACACGGTTGTGCCAGGATTGTCTCTCTACTGCTGGAGCATGGGGCCGATATTAACACAAGCATCCCAGCCTGTCCTACCACCTTCCCTGGTGCTATTGTACTCTGCCTGAATAACCTACCTCTTCTCAAGTGCCTTTTGGATAAGGGCTGTGATGCCCAGGCCTGCTTCAGATGTGCTTATGGTTGCGGCCCACATCCAGCACAGGACAGCATGGGCAGCATAggtgttgacatcagcaaatgcACCAATGACATTTCTCTTCTAACCTGCACAGAACCTGCTGTCAGCAAAGTACAG TTTTGTGAGTTGATCTCATCACCATCCATGTGTAACTGGGAAGGGCCCGTCATAGACTTGCTGCTGGACTATGTTGGTAATGTTCAACTGTGTGCCAGACTCACCGAGGTCCTGGACGGCCGGCGAGAATGGCCCAGCATCAAGGCCAAGTCAT TGTCATCCCGTCCACTGATGCACCTTTGTAGGTTAAGGATCCGTGAGCAGGTGGGTGTGTCCAGACTCAGGTCTTTGGACAGACTACCCCTCCCAGACAGACTGCTGCAGTATCTCAGCTTGCCCAGACACAGCTTTGATGACTTCTGCCCTGATGGCAAATAA
- the LOC112233212 gene encoding ankyrin repeat and SOCS box protein 2-like isoform X2 has product MTRFSYSEYLSQFCYGGNKGNTSLSKLSSDEKRCVERRRQNDITSESAEDVEPIVFAIQRGDAQTVNELSVAAPLSLMKENKDGWIPLHEAAYYGQAECIKALMKAQPGSVDKRTLQEQTALLLSVSGQHLSCVQCLLQAGADPDISCKNKETPLYKACERENVEIVSLILSFGATVNQRCNRGWTALHEAVCRDNIEICEMLFRAGATINPPNTYSITPLIVAVQQGRVDALRYLIRKGADINMQTCDGATALYEASKDGHREIVELLLSHNTDANKPTKTGLLPLHIAAQYGHHEIVSLLVPVTSRARVRHSGISPLHLAAEHNRDMVTAILLKTGADVNATLSHNRSMRYSDHRTTPLYFAIANGSSKTVEMLLKAGANLSLDPVNPLLAAVRHGCARIVSLLLEHGADINTSIPACPTTFPGAIVLCLNNLPLLKCLLDKGCDAQACFRCAYGCGPHPAQDSMGSIGVDISKCTNDISLLTCTEPAVSKVQFCELISSPSMCNWEGPVIDLLLDYVGNVQLCARLTEVLDGRREWPSIKAKSLSSRPLMHLCRLRIREQVGVSRLRSLDRLPLPDRLLQYLSLPRHSFDDFCPDGK; this is encoded by the exons ATGACGAGATTTAGTTATTCTGAGTATCTATCGCAATTTTGTTATGGTGGGAACAAGGGCAACACATCTTTAAGCAAATTATCGAGCGATGAGAAACGATGCGTTGAGCGGCGACGGCAGAACGACATTACGTCAGAGTCAGCGGA GGATGTAGAGCCAATAGTGTTTGCCATCCAGAGAGGAGATGCTCAAACTGTGAATGAGCTGTCAGTGGCTGCACCACTCAGCCTGATGAAAGAGAACAAAGACGGATGGATACCTTTGCATGAGGCTGCATATTATGGCCAAGCTGAATGCATTAAGGCACTGATGAAAG CCCAACCAGGGTCAGTTGACAAGCGCACCCTCCAGGAACAGACTGCTCTGCTCCTGTCAGTTTCCGGTCAGCACTTGTCCTGTGTGCAGTGCCTTCTACAGGCAGGGGCAGACCCCGACATCAGCTGCAAGAACAAAGAGACCCCCCTATACAAAG CATGTGAGCGGGAGAACGTGGAAATAGTGAGCCTCATCCTGTCATTCGGGGCCACAGTGAACCAGAGGTGTAACCGGGGCTGGACAGCACTCCATGAGGCAGTGTGCAGGGACAACATAGAGATCTGTGAGATGCTGTTTAGGGCAGGAGCCACCATTAACCCTCCTAATACCTACAGCATCACACCACTAATAGTAGCAGTCCAGCAAGGACGTGTAGATGCCCTACGGTACCTCATTAGGAAAG GTGCTGACATTAACATGCAGACATGTGACGGTGCTACAGCCCTGTATGAGGCCAGTAAAGATGGCCACAGGGAGATAGTGGAGCTGCTACTATCTCACAACACAGACGCCAACAAACCCACCAAGACAGGACTCCTACCTCTACACATTGCTGCTCAGTATGGACACCATGA GATTGTGTCCCTGCTTGTCCCGGTCACCAGTCGGGCCAGAGTTCGCCACAGTGGAATCAGccccctccacctggctgcagagcACAACAGGGACATGGTCACAGCCATACTGCTCAAGACAGGAGCCGACGTCAATGCCACACTATCCCACAATCGCTCCATGCGGTATTCGGATCACCGCACCACACCACTTTACTTTGCCATTGCCAATGGGAGCAGTAAGACAGTAGAAATGTTACTGAAAGCTGGTGCTAACCTGAGCCTGGATCCAGTCAACCCTCTACTAGCAGCTGTAAGACACGGTTGTGCCAGGATTGTCTCTCTACTGCTGGAGCATGGGGCCGATATTAACACAAGCATCCCAGCCTGTCCTACCACCTTCCCTGGTGCTATTGTACTCTGCCTGAATAACCTACCTCTTCTCAAGTGCCTTTTGGATAAGGGCTGTGATGCCCAGGCCTGCTTCAGATGTGCTTATGGTTGCGGCCCACATCCAGCACAGGACAGCATGGGCAGCATAggtgttgacatcagcaaatgcACCAATGACATTTCTCTTCTAACCTGCACAGAACCTGCTGTCAGCAAAGTACAG TTTTGTGAGTTGATCTCATCACCATCCATGTGTAACTGGGAAGGGCCCGTCATAGACTTGCTGCTGGACTATGTTGGTAATGTTCAACTGTGTGCCAGACTCACCGAGGTCCTGGACGGCCGGCGAGAATGGCCCAGCATCAAGGCCAAGTCAT TGTCATCCCGTCCACTGATGCACCTTTGTAGGTTAAGGATCCGTGAGCAGGTGGGTGTGTCCAGACTCAGGTCTTTGGACAGACTACCCCTCCCAGACAGACTGCTGCAGTATCTCAGCTTGCCCAGACACAGCTTTGATGACTTCTGCCCTGATGGCAAATAA
- the LOC112262308 gene encoding ubiquitin thioesterase OTUB2 codes for MTEPGQFVSSREEISTYLLEVEAAKYREICSQYKYMRKIRGDGNCFYRALCFGHLESLLQNDRALQRFKETVKQSSKELLAAGFDESSFKDMLDMFVGVLEQCEADEQGDALLQLFNEQTTSDSMVQYLRLLTSAYLQNHADFFSHFVEAPSLKVYCTRDVETMAMECDHVDILALSEALGVSIHIASVEGGDGHRLAHHTIPEGAEPCLHLLYKTAHYDILYPHCH; via the exons ATG ACGGAACCAGGACAGTTTGTTTCAAGTAGAGAAGAAATATCTACATATCTGCTGGAGGTGGAAGCTGCAAAGTATCGG GAGATTTGCAGCCAGTATAAGTACATGAGGAAAATCAGGGGCGATGGTAATTGCTTTTACAGAGCCCTCTGCTTTGGACACCTGGAATCATTGTTACAAAATGATAGAGCTTTGCAAAG ATTCAAAGAAACAGTGAAACAAAGTAGCAAAGAATTATTGGCTGCAGGCTTTGATGAGAGCTCTTTCAAAGACATGCTTGACATG TTTGTAGGTGTCCTAGAACAATGTGAAGCTGATGAGCAGGGTGACGCGTTGCTCCAGCTCTTTAATGAGCAAACTACCTCCGACAGTATGGTGCAATACCTCAGGCTGCTCACCTCAGCCTACCTGCAAAACCATGCCGACTTCTTCAGCCACTTTGTGGAGGCACCCAGTCTCAAGGTTTACTGCACTCGG GACGTGGAAACCATGGCGATGGAGTGTGATCACGTAGATATTCTGGCTCTGTCGGAGGCCTTAGGAGTTAGCATCCACATTGCTTCCGTGGAGGGGGGAGACGGACACCGCCTGGCCCACCACACAATTCCAGAGGGAGCGGAGCCCTGCCTACACCTCCTATACAAAACAGCCCACTATGACATTCTCTACCCACATTGCCATTGA
- the LOC112261737 gene encoding protein Z-dependent protease inhibitor-like, producing MMMKVGLLFLLTHVWSLIPIYQTQEQSPNITDLTFKNMDFALTLYRKIAGYHDNNIFFSPLSISTAFATLSMAAQGPTRDQILKGLNLAHLDRDKQPDIIPELFQQLQGNITQDESLKLDLSTTFFVCLKFEVESDYSDQIKKFFNADINSVDFANTKASIAMINDYIMRKTDNRVKEMVSDLDPLTQLMLINTIFFRGEWQMPFNPNHTEIQRFYIDNYNIVQVPMMLRMEDKFYTMDDFPLNAKVLKLPYRDGVSMLILLPNKGLDYTTIDDEITAERFLNWIKNLKERKLEVQLPKFKMEQSYTMHNILPDLGISSIFHDTANLTKLSKDPGLKVSEVLHKAVIEVDERGTTAAAATESGIIGYALPSSFIVNRPFFFFIYHEATNSLLFMGRVTDPTKNGV from the exons ATGATGATGAAGGTGGGACTCCTTTTCCTCCTGACCCATGTCTGGTCCCTCATCCCCATCTACCAAACTCAAGAGCAGAGCCCCAACATCACAGACCTGACCTTCAAGAACATGGACTTTGCCTTGACTCTCTACAGGAAGATTGCTGGTTACCATGATAATAACATATTTTTCTCACCCCTGAGCATATCCACAGCTTTTGCCACCCTCTCCATGGCAGCACAGGGTCCCACACGAGACCAGATACTGAAGGGGCTCAACCTAGCCCACCTAGATCGGGACAAGCAACCAGACATCATTCCAGAACTCTTCCAACAACTCCAAGGGAACATCACACAAGATGAATCATTGAAACTAGACCTGAGCACCACCTTCTTTGTTTGCCTAAAGTTTGAGGTAGAGAGTGACTACAGTGACCAGATCAAGAAATTCTTCAACGCTGATATCAACAGTGTGGACTTTGCAAATACAAAAGCTAGCATTGCCATGATCAATGACTACATAATGAGAAAGACTGATAATAGAGTCAAGGAGATGGTGTCTGACTTGGATCCACTTACCCAACTTATGCTCATCAACACCATTTTCTTTCGGG GTGAATGGCAGATGCCCTTCAATCCCAATCACACAGAAATTCAACGCTTCTATATTGACAACTACAATATTGTCCAGGTGCCTATGATGTTAAGAATGGAGGATAAGTTCTACACAATGGACGACTTTCCCCTGAATGCCAAGGTGCTGAAGCTGCCGTACCGAGATGGTGTTTCAATGCTTATCCTGCTACCCAACAAAGGCCTGGATTATACCACAATAGATGATGAGATCACAGCTGAGAGATTCCTCAACTGGATTAAAAATCTGAAAGAAAG gaaACTAGAAGTTCAACTGCCCAAGTTCAAGATGGAGCAATCATACACTATGCACAACATCCTACCAGATTTGGGTATATCCAGTATCTTCCATGACACTGCTAACCTCACTAAATTGAGCAAAGACCCAGGCCTGAAGGTGTCAGAG GTGTTGCACAAGGCAGTGATTGAGGTGGATGAGAGAGGCACCACTGCAGCGGCTGCCACAGAAAGCGGCATTATTGGATACGCCTTACCCTCTTCCTTCATCGTCAACCGACCCTTCTTCTTTTTTATCTACCATGAGGCCACTAACAGCTTGTTGTTCATGGGCCGAGTGACTGACCCCACCAAAAACGGAGTCTAA